One Prevotella melaninogenica DNA window includes the following coding sequences:
- a CDS encoding carbohydrate-binding family 9-like protein, whose protein sequence is MKQLEVKRLECQQVKAVDIPALFKDNGVSYNKIDTVDWAAEYPYCPSVEFAIAHKGDAILLHYRVEEDCVRAEAGTDLGPVWQDSCCEFFCSPDEEGGYYNLESNCIGTILLCNGQGRENRTHAPAAALEQIDRWASLGREPFEMREGRQAWELALVVPVSSYFRHTLENLSGKTIRANFYKCGDKTSQPHFLSWNPIALPSPDFHCPTFFGELNFE, encoded by the coding sequence ATGAAACAACTCGAAGTAAAACGTTTGGAGTGTCAGCAGGTGAAAGCTGTTGACATTCCTGCTCTTTTCAAGGATAATGGTGTATCTTACAATAAGATAGATACCGTCGATTGGGCAGCAGAATATCCTTATTGTCCAAGTGTAGAGTTTGCCATTGCCCATAAAGGTGATGCCATTCTGTTGCATTATCGGGTAGAGGAAGACTGTGTGCGTGCTGAGGCAGGCACTGATTTAGGTCCTGTTTGGCAAGACTCCTGCTGTGAGTTTTTCTGCAGCCCTGATGAAGAAGGAGGTTATTACAACCTTGAAAGCAACTGTATCGGTACGATATTGCTGTGCAATGGACAGGGACGAGAGAATCGTACTCATGCCCCTGCAGCTGCCTTAGAGCAGATTGATCGTTGGGCATCTTTGGGGCGTGAGCCTTTCGAGATGAGAGAGGGACGACAGGCATGGGAACTCGCTCTCGTTGTTCCTGTTAGTTCTTACTTCCGTCACACGTTAGAGAATCTCTCAGGAAAGACGATAAGAGCCAATTTCTATAAGTGTGGTGACAAGACATCGCAGCCTCATTTCCTCTCTTGGAATCCCATTGCCTTGCCTTCTCCCGACTTCCATTGTCCCACTTTCTTTGGTGAACTGAACTTTGAGTAA